A genomic window from Aythya fuligula isolate bAytFul2 chromosome 15, bAytFul2.pri, whole genome shotgun sequence includes:
- the PDZD9 gene encoding PDZ domain-containing protein 9, producing MAIAVAALTLAVGCETNLLEIQKSISSVNIDTKNSIFGQSPALGNITQHRRSTKLRANIRTGKQGLGLIIIQNGPYLQIMCLVEKSSAAKDGKLKPGDVLIKIGHADVLGCTLQELRKILRNIPVGTTLQIRVYRNFIEVPQHWQSAVELIPEVKLPVMTEE from the exons ATGGCAATTGCAGTTGCTGCTCTCACGTTGGCAGTAGGGTGTGAAACCAATCTGCTGGAAATTCAGAAATCAATCTCCTCCGTAAATATTGATACGAAAAATTCCATTTTTG GACAATCACCAGCACTGGGAAACATTACTCAGCACAGACGGAGTACAAAATTAAGGGCAAATATTAGGACGGGCAAACAAGGATTAGGTCTTATAATCATACAGAATGGACCATACCTCCAGATAATGTGCCTTGTTGAGAAAAGCTCTGCAGCTAAAGATGGAAAGCTGAAACCAG GTGATGTTCTAATAAAGATTGGACATGCTGACGTTTTAGGATGTACTCTGCAAGAGCTTCGGAAAATCCTGCGCAATATTCCTGTAGGGACTACTCTACAAATCAGGGTTTACAGAAATTTTATTGAAGTACCTCAACACTGGCAGAGTGCAGTTGAATTAATTCCTGAAGTAAAGCTTCCTGTGATGACAGAAGAGTAA
- the LOC116495091 gene encoding cytochrome b-c1 complex subunit 2, mitochondrial, whose protein sequence is MRGFAGVAPALSKRLYSLKVAPKVAPSATAERVKLSPESEDLEITKLPNGLVIASLENFSPASRIGVFIKAGSRYETTGNLGTAHLLRLASTLTTKGASCFRITRGIEAVGGSLSVYSTREKMTYSVECLRDYVDTVMEYLLNVTTAPEFRRWEVSDLQPQLKVDKAIAFQNPQVGVLENLHAAAYKTALANPLYCPDYRIGKITSEQLHHFVQNNFTSARMALVGIGVKHSTLKQVAEQFLNIRSGAGTSSVKAVYRGGEIREQNGDSLVHAAVVIEGAAVGSEEANAFSVLQHVLGAGPLIKRGSNVTSKLYQSVAKATTQPFDASAFNVNYSDSGLFGFYTISQAQDAGQVIKAALNQMKAIAQGGVTDEDVTKAKNQLKAAYLMSVESAEGLLNEIGSESLVSGTHTSPSVVAQKIDSVSTADVVNAAKKFVSGKKSMAASGDLGNTPFLDEL, encoded by the exons AAGAGACTGTACTCACTTAAAGTAGCTCCTAAAGTTGCACCATCAGCAACTGCTGAACGAGTGAAATTATCTCCAGAGTCTGAGGATCTGGAG atcACAAAATTACCAAATGGCTTAGTTATTGCATCTCTGGAAAACTTTTCTCCAGCTTCAAGAATTGGTGTGTTCATTAAAGCGGGCAGCAGATATGAAACCACTGGTAACTTGGGAACTGCTCACTTACTTCGGCTTGCATCTACTTTG acTACTAAAGGAGCATCTTGCTTCAGGATAACTCGTGGCATTGAAGCTGTTGGGGGTAGCCTAAG tgTGTACTCAACGAGAGAGAAAATGACTTACTCTGTTGAATGCCTGCGTGACTATGT TGATACAGTAATGGAGTACCTTCTAAATGTCACCACAGCTCCAGAGTTCAGGCGATGGGAAGTATCTGATCTTCAGCCACAATTAAAAgttgacaaagcaattgcatttCAGAATCCTCAAGTTG GAGTGCTGGAAAACTTGCATGCTGCAGCTTACAAGACTGCTCTGGCAAACCCCTTATATTGTCCAGATTACAGGATTGGAAAAATTACATCTGAGCAG CTTCACCATTTTGTGCAGAACAATTTCACAAGTGCGAGAATGGCTCTTGTAGGAATAG GTGTAAAGCATTCTACCTTAAAGCAAGTTGCAGAGCAGTTTCTAAATATCCGAAGTGGAGCTGGTACTTCTAGTGTAAAGGCTGTCTACCGAGGGG gAGAAATCAGAGAACAGAATGGTGATAGCCTTGTCCATGCTGCTGTTGTAATAGAAGGAGCTGCTGTTGGAAGTGAGGAAGCAAATGCATTCAGTGTCCTTCAGCATGTTTTGGGTGCTGGACCCCTTATCAAGAGGGGAAGCAATGTTACCAGCAAACTGTACCAGAGTGTTGCTAAAGCAACTACTCAGCCATTTGAT gcttCTGCATTTAATGTTAATTACTCTGATTCTGGTCTATTCGGGTTTTATACCATATCCCAGGCTCAAGATGCTGGGCAG gTCATTAAAGCTGCTTTGAACCAGATGAAGGCAATTGCTCAAGGCGGTGTCACAGATGAAGATGTCACAAAGGCAAA AAATCAGCTGAAAGCTGCCTATTTGATGTCAGTGGAATCTGCAGAAGGTTTGCTGAATGAAATTGGCTCCGAGTCATTGGTTTCTGGCACACACACATCACCATCTGTTGTTGCTCAAAAAATTGACTCAGTATCCACTGCTGATGTTGTGAAT GCTGCGAAGAAGTTTGTCAGTGGGAAGAAATCCATGGCAGCTAGCGGTGATTTGGGAAATACTCCTTTTCTTGATGAGTTGTAA